TGTCTTTTTTCTTGAGTTTGCAAATTACCTGGAACCAAGAAGAAATATGTGAGGAGAGGCAATGCATAAATTAAAGAAGAACATGAGAGGTGAAATATTGTGAGAACTGGATATAAATCTTACCCTTATAATACGCTTGACCTCTTGCCGGTCCAACTTTCCATTTTCATCTCTGTCATAGACTTTAAAAGACCACTTCAATCTGTCCTCCAGTTTTCCTCTCAGAACCAGGTGGACGGCTGCTACAAATTCCATAAAGTCTATTACATTATCCTGCAAATGGACACGAATTATGCAGCTGATGAGCTGATAACATATGCAGATTATCACAGCTTATGCATATCAATTGCTGCTTCGCAATCAGTTTTCAATATTCTCTTGAGTAAATGAGAAATCCTTGCATGAAGAATAAAGGATCTTAAATAGCAGACCTTCAGTACactaaaaaaaagcattttctaaCCCAGTATTTttgtccatgttttttttttacattaaaaatatctaaacacatttaaaacaagatacacaaAGCAAAAAGACATATATCAGGAGGTTTGCttaaaatcaaacactttaaaaaaacactttatgcTAGAAGGTAATTACACAAGGTAAAAGGTATTACACAAAATTAAAAAGGAAAACAAGCTTATTTTTTCACCCTTTTGgcaaatattttcttgttttaatcataaaaaaaaaaataaaaaaaacaatcttcTGAACACAAGACTTTCTTATTGTGTCTTGTttgaaggatgtttagatatttttactagacaaaaatgattaagaaaataatttttggcaCTGTATACTTGAACTTTTTTAGTTGCACTTACCCTGTTTGTATCAAAGGATTTGAATAATGTTTCCATGTACAACGCCTCATCTTCTGACGTGCTCTGAACTCCAAAGATCTTGCGGAATTCATGAAGATGTAGGGCTCCACTTGGGCACACATTCATAAACACTGTGTAAAGAGGCTGGATATCAGCAAGTGccacttcctcttcttcttcactTTGATTTTGACCCATACTTTGTCCAATGTTTAACAATTCACATAATTTGTCATCTGAAAATGGTCACAACATCCGAGCCAAATATGCCGTGCTGCGTCCTCCTGGCATTCTTCTCACAAGCAAACTGACCTAATCCTCTTCACTTACAACTTGGAGTATTACCTTAGAACGAACGGACTGGTATTTTAAGAAGATCTAAATCTCATTTACTCTTTGATCCTTAGTGCAGAATCTTCTTCATTATAGTTCACGACCTAATATAACCCAGATTTACCTGTGAGAACCGAAAGCTGAGCCAGataaaataaggcctcaaacTTTTGACTAATTATGCCTCATTATagtaaagtggtaaaaaaaaaaagaaaacatatatatatatatatatatatatttctgagtTGTTTTTGAAACCAGAGGTCCTGTCACAGCAGACTTTTGTTAAAAGTCAGTcagatttgaaataaaaaaagaatgatgaTCTTTGCTATCAATACTTTATCTATACACAGAAAATATAGAAAtttgatcttaaaggaatagtttgtcattatttactcactcttaagttgttccaaacccaaatgctgTTGTTTTCTCCATGGTAgagaatttttaaagaatcttcacacagcttttTTTTCCAGACAACAACCGTTCATAGCAACagcagtctgttcctcacacaaagctatcgtatggctttagaagacttgaaaatAGTGCAAGtattatatggac
This genomic window from Myxocyprinus asiaticus isolate MX2 ecotype Aquarium Trade chromosome 48, UBuf_Myxa_2, whole genome shotgun sequence contains:
- the LOC127437798 gene encoding guanylyl cyclase-activating protein 2-like, whose protein sequence is MGQNQSEEEEEVALADIQPLYTVFMNVCPSGALHLHEFRKIFGVQSTSEDEALYMETLFKSFDTNRDNVIDFMEFVAAVHLVLRGKLEDRLKWSFKVYDRDENGKLDRQEVKRIIRVICKLKKKDIGMAPNEICDRIFELVDENKDGQISLSEFMEGAQKDAWIMDLLTLDTNARGWFRENWGKKT